From Triticum aestivum cultivar Chinese Spring chromosome 7B, IWGSC CS RefSeq v2.1, whole genome shotgun sequence:
ACCAACGTGGGACCTAGCAACagtaaaaatgatgatgtggcatcattagccgagaaatactgtagcttaattatccgggtgttacaagTTGTGAGGGACGGGTCATCGTAGTCATCCTACCCATCCATCAAGCCCTCAGTTGCATACCTCGACCTTTGTGAATTGGTGATCTGGAGTGTGGGTCAACAAGtaggatggcaagcttggtgtctAGGAGGATGGGTCACGGCGGAGGTTGAAGAAGTAgtgaacggcggcggcggccggaggttgaagatgcGGTCCATGGTTGCGTATGTCGATGCATCGGTTCGCGACCTCAGACTTGAAACATTGCCGCTTCATTTCCAGCACCCACCTGTCGGGTGGCCGGTTTTATCCCTCACGGCCAATGAACTAAATGAGATCCGTGCTACCCTACACAAGGATACTCTCGCTCTCAATTTTAGCAAGGGATCCCAGAGCCTCAATCTTGATATCCGTCTCGATTCTGGTCTGATTCTCTCTGTTTGAATCCTGATCTGATTCTCTCTGTCTTGATCAGGACAGAGAAAAGAGAGGAGACTAACACCAGGGAGGAAGGCGATCGCATGGTGGCGAACGCAGGCGGAACCCGACGGCAGGAGCACAGTGGTGGATGCCTGGAGTCGGTAGTCTCATGGAGGAAGTAACTACTGTCCATATGTGACTCCAGGAAGAAGGGCGTTGCAGCTGGCCCTTGGAAAAGGGCGCCGACTTCCGGCGCCGCCGCTGCCCCCGAGGCCTGCGGCCGCCTCAGCCATCTTCTCTCTACAAGATCGCAGGGGGGGCATGGGTGGCGCAGGCGGCGACAGTATGGGGAAGGATCCGCGATGGCTCGCGACGGTGCATGCGAAATCACGTCTAGGCTTGCGTGAAATGTAGGTGTTAATGAGCCGGCCTAGGTACACTGTTGTGACGTGATGTGAAAGGTGGGCGAAAGATAGGAGTGGTGGGATGTGGTGGGTGAGATGAGACTACCAACTTAGACATTAGGAGTAGACATAAGCATTTTATGGTAAGATTAATTAATTTATATTTGATAtttagagattgatcgtgattgattctttcacataaagacattactaaataacttgcgtcAATATGGGAAGTCTTGGTCCCTTTAGATATATTTTTTGTTGATGGATgcgttaggaaagttaggatttgaAATCGATTGCTACGAAACAGGATTTTATTATTTGGTAATATGCTATCGGTTTCTATCCATTTGTAACGTGTCTGGTTAGCAAAGTTTGGAAATATTTGGGAAGTTTTTATTGGGATGGCAAAAAAATCAACGTTGGGAGGTGGTGGTGAGAGATGAGACGAAAATAAACTGGTGAAAATAAACTGGTGAAAATAAACCAATGATAATAAATCAGACGAAATAAAACCgtggaacggagactaccaactgctccattaggagtagagatggttGTGTGAATCAAGAGATGTAGGGGTATTCCTCCTTTTGGAAAAAATTTAGTAGGTACTCCCCGTTGGGCCTCCCCATATAGATAGAAGCCGTGGAATCACATCACATGGATTGCTTCCCATTCAATTCCTTGGATGGACCGGGCTTCTTGGGTAGACTGCAGCGTGGATCTCCTTGCCTGCCCAAGTATAATTGAACAACGGAAGCATTGACTTTGCCCAGTCACCGATCGATCAATCGATCGGATCAACTCCTTGCATTTAATCGTTCCTTGCTAACTGCATCTTGCCACGAATCTTTTACTCAACAAAGTCTACTTCTGTTTATTTTTACAGAGGACGCATCTTCTCGAAAGTTTCTTTGAGTGCACGGTTCAAGGTCAACGATATGGTTTCCCCGTTGGACCTGCAGTTAGCCATCACACGCTGACACGCGTGGCCTTGAGATGGAGGTGACACGGAAGAAGGCATTTCCTTCTGAGCCATTGCAGGTCACTCTGTCTTTCGTAAACAAGTGCATCTTAATttctactccctctatcccataatataagagcgtttttgacattcGCTCGTACTTCAGTTTGCAGGAGGAGATGGAGGTGGCTATCGGAGCGGCGAACGGGCTCATCGGCAGCATGCTGAACCAGCATACGCTGCCAGATCGCAGCTCGGCCTCAACTGGGAGAGGATCAAGAAGGATCTCTTGCTCACACAGGGGCTGTTGCTCGAGGCGTAGAGGAGGGGTCAGTGGCAACCCGGGTCGCCAGGGGTTGCTGCAGAAGCTCTGTGCCAAGTCCGACGAGGTCGAGGATGCGCTGGATGAGCTCCACTACTTCATCATCCAGGACCAACTCCACGGAACCCACTGCACAGTGCCGGATTTGGGTGCTGACCTCCTTGTTCATGCTCGCCCTTGTTGCCATGCTCTTCGCCACACTGTCGGTAACTGTCTTGCATGCTTTTCTTGTTCACGCATGAAAGATGACGATGATGGTATTGCTGCTGCTGTAATTGCTGACATAACCTACACAATGCAGCTCTAAACCCTAGTAGTGGTGCTCCAGTTGCCAAGTTGCCATTTGACAGAGTTGCCATGTCCAAGAAAATTAAGTCAGCCATTGAGGAAATACAATCCGTGTGTGAAAACGTCTCCAAGTTGCTACAGATAATTCCGCACCATAGCACAACCACAACAGTCACCCCAAGACATCGCGTCACATGATCAACCATTGGACAAGATACATTGCATGGAAGGAGAGCCCTTTTGGATAAAACCATAGATGACATCCTCACTACTTGCATAGAGCATTTTGAAACCTTTTCTGTTCTTCCTATTGTTGGTCCAGGCGGTATTGTAAAGAGATCTTTCAACCCAACAACTTTTTAATGATAAAAGGATAGAAGAGCACTTTGCTGTTAGGGCTTGGGGTATGTGTATCAACTGATGTTGATGTGGTTAAGCTCAGCCAACAGATCCTTAGCTCCATACAAAAAAGAAATACTTCAAATCAAACAAGATCTGATTAGTCTGTATAAGATCTGACTTAGTACTCGTGTCCTGCAGTTTTTTTTGAACAAAGTAGCATCCTGTATATGTAGCACATAAGCACTCCTCCTCATGGGTTCAGCATTACACATGAAAGACGATGATGATGACCAGTAGCATAGCCAGCTCAATAATCCAGGGTGGTCCAATAGTAGAACTTTCATTTGTATTTAATTATTCCTATTGGATTTTACTTATTTTTTACTATAATATATAGGCTATAGGGAAATCTCAggatggtccatggaccaccctggccaccccctaGCTACGCCACTGATGATGACAGGACAGCCTTGGAAGATCAGTGCATCAGTTCTTTGTACTGTAAATTTAATTACAAGGCTTGTATTTAATGATTAAAATTTAATTCCAGCAAGGAATTACCGCAGTATAATTTCCAAGTGCTGTAACTAATGCGGGGTGTAATTTTTTTTCAAGTTTCCACAACTAATTTCCACCACACACAAACACCAAACTTGCATTTGAGACTACTAATCAACATTCCAACCCTAATCCCACATGTAAATTCTCCACAAGTGGGCAATAGTTTCATAGTCGATTCACAGTACCCGTCTGAAAAGAAGCTTTACAGTAAGGGTCTGAGCTAATTAAAGTTTGGTTTCATCCATAACAAAAATTCCCGAAGAAATTTTATTAGTATTCAGAAAAAGAAACTTAAGGTGACGACAAACCACCCACACATGCATACAAGGAACAATAATCATAAGAACGGGGCCGGAGATCCCTAAACATCTTATTCTTCTTGAAAGAACAACCAAATTAACCACATATGACTCAAATAAAACCTAGGCCATATAGACACCAATTCCGTTCAGGCATTTCATATCAGTATGCCCGAAGAAGCCGACAATTGCTTGGCCATTTGGCACGACGGTGCTGAAAGTAGTACCACCTTGTATATTTGTGGTGTTTCCATAAGGTCCGTATGTTTTCTTGCTGGTGGTAAACATCAGTGTCTGTATAACATCGAGATTATTATGTTTGATCACAGTTCCGGACATTCCCGTCACTATCTCATCAGGGCCGAGCACGATCTGCACATGAATAAAAGAAATTATTGCAAGTCTTTAAACAACCACAAAGAGTACAAAACACAATAGGTCATGCTTGACAAATCAGGTATTTCAATTGAACCCAGAGAAAAGCATGAGAAATAATCACACCTCTGCGTGATTGGGACTCTTAGTGCCCCAAATATTTGTGTTACCAATGTTGCCATATTGGTCGACGTAAATATATTCAAACGAATTAATTATTTCTTGATAATGGATGGTGATACTTGCAATCTTGGAGGGTTTTTCCAAACCAACAGCGGAACCCTGCTTGCCACCCCATGGGCCCCTCTTGTTGAGAATGGGCAGCTGCATGTGTACAGATAATGAGGCAATAGGTTCAGGACGAATCAACATTCAAGTACGAAAAAACCACCAAAAATCTGAATACCCTTCCATTCTCACTTGCATGCGACAGAATCCATGTATGGTAAGCTCGACTATGTCTCCACCATCTGTTTTCTCATGCAGCCTTTTGGCTACAACACCACGTGCCATCGCGAGATCACCTGTCCCGCCGACAATAGACCACTCACCTTCATCCTCTACAGATGCTCCCATTACCTGAAGCGTGCTTTTCTTAAGCCTGTGTAAAAGCAAGCACACTTAAATATCATCGCTAATCTGACATCATGAGCAGCTAGTTGACCTGCCAACCCTTGCTAGATGCTCAACTATAAATCGGACGATTATATTGTAAACCCTAGATTACGTTTCCCGCACAAATTTGCTACTAGCAACTTACACAGCATGAAACAAAAAAAGCACCATGTACACATACCTTTCAATCTCGAAACGAAGGGTGAATGTATTGTGCCAACTACCAGCGTAGAGATGCAATCCTTGTGCGCGTGCCACTAGCTCCGCGTCGGAGCCAACCCCACCATAAATCGTCCAATCGTTAACTGCTGACTGGCCCAACCCAGTGGTAGCCTCTGCACCTATCAAAACTGATTGGTTTGGGCTTGGTCCAGAATAAATGTGGTGCCAGTACAAGCTACTGAACTTAAATTCGGTGTTTTGCACGGACCCATCGAATGCACTAGCATGGAAATTGGGGTGAGTGGCCATGGACAAGGATGGACAAAAATGCTAAGTGAAGTTGATCAATGGGCTTCTACCTACTCGATCTAGACTGAACTTGGGTGCTGTGGAGAACGGATGCTGGCGTGGATGGGTATTTATTGGCCAGCTCCAGTAGATCCATGTACGCACACCATCACGTGTACTCAGAATAACTTATACGTTCTTGTGTACCACGAGCATTTCCCGATGATATGGTTGCCACCAACCAAGCTCATGGCACATGCCTAATTAATGGTTCACATCACATGGCTAAATAATgtactcccttcgatccatattaattgtctcTAACTTAGTAGAACTTTCATATAAAGCGTAGAGCAATACActgtagctccaattcatcaatgatatgtaggcatatattccgtatagtcatacatgcttgcgTAAGaattgcataacatcttttgttaTACCCTCCCATCGCAGCGGGGTTCTAATGAAAACTAAGGTTAATTAAGACGCTTATTTTAATAGAGAActtgaacaaagcattaacacttggtgaatacataaactcctcaagtTAAAGTCATGCCCGTCGATATCCCAATTCAAGGTCACCTTGGGGGTCTAAGGTCACCTTGATGCATGTAGAGAGTGCATACCATATAATATAACACATTTATAAACCACATTCTCTTACTTTTGATTGGAACATAATTTATGTTACGATTGGGGTGCATCACGGTTCATTCATATGTTGTACAATAGAACATGCCGACATAGTGTGAAAAGACCGATGATGAAGATACATAGTTTGTTTTCATGACAACATTTTGATAGATAAAGCATGATGCGTTGCATGGCCATTCTAGCTGATTGGATACTTCGGATATCCCCATCGGTCATCGCTGCCACTTGTTCTATCATGTTGCCATGAATTTCGCAAAGGGTGAGATTAGCATGATAGTCAAAATAAAGTGGTATGAGAATGTAACTACTTGAGAAAGGAAGTTCCATCATTGTAGGGTGAAATCACCCAAGATCAGCTTATCCTTGCCAGCGTAGGCGTAGATGCTCGTGTTCACGATCCTAGCATGCCTTCTTTGATATCCGTGTGTAAGTACAGCTGGTTCTCCAGCCACTGTTAAGAACGGCACCCCGTCCACATGCATGCTACATCATCCGCTTGCTCCATAAATCTTGATTACTTTGACCTTCCCTAGGTTTGATTCATTTTCCTCTGTTTATGATGCACGCATACTCTTGTGGAAAACCAAGTTTTCTTCTACCCCAATGGTATGTATATATAGATATGACCGATAATTTCTAGACCGTAATAGATGATATACCTAGGTTTAGAGGAGAAATCACTTAATTTTTCTTCACAATTATCTATTCTGGTCAATTTTGAGTGGACCATTTAGACTTGATGAATTTCGAGCTTTTGGTTTGTTCGATTTCCTCATTTCAATTACCACGTTTGTAAAATTTTGGCCCAAGTCTCCATATTTAAGGAAACATTATTTAAGCACAATTCATTTTCATATGCATAAATTCGTATGTGCATGGTTATATGATTCTTTCATATTACAGTAGATGCACACAGCTATCATAGATATCCATCTCCTGTTCTACGTTGTTGATGGTGATCTGATAAAGTTTTATAGATTGCGTGCAGCTGAGGCGCACTATGGATCGATGGATTGAGCTGGCTTGAACGCACATGTACACATGAGTCCTCAACGCTGACCGGTTCCTAAGCTAGCCATGCTAGCTGGTTGATTTTGCCAAGGCTCAACACGTACGTACACAACCTGACGATAAATATGATGGATTCCTCTCTTGTGTAAACCTAGCCTAGCTCCCGATTGATTCCCTCCCGGCCGGCCGGAAAGACAATGCAATACATGTACGTATTACACCTTATGGATGTACGTATGCAAAAATATTCTGAATGTGTAAATCTATTTTTTTCTGACTTGGACACGTGATTTTCATTAGCTAGATGGACATGTTATTCAACTAAAAAAAAGATGGACGGTTATTTTTTATGACCTGGACGCGAAGACAATTTTATTTACCtggacacatgattttctttagCTAGCTAGACGGATAGTTTGCTTTTACCTGGATCCGTGATTCTCTTGGCATGGAGACATGAGGACGGGTGTTAATTTTTTTTACCTGGGCACGTGGTTTTCTATAGCTAGAGGATGGGTATCCTTTTTTATATGGACGTGATACTTGTAGCTAGACGCGAGGAAAATTATTTAGGTCCTTAATGTTTTGCgtaatggcagtggtgggtaatttagAGAGGATGGCATTGGTGGGTTATTTGTTCAGCTGTAAAAGTGGATCTAACGGTTGtggtttttttaaaaataaaattaaaGGACAGATGTTTCTGATTATTGTGGTAAT
This genomic window contains:
- the LOC123161614 gene encoding uncharacterized protein, which produces MATHPNFHASAFDGSVQNTEFKFSSLYWHHIYSGPSPNQSVLIGAEATTGLGQSAVNDWTIYGGVGSDAELVARAQGLHLYAGSWHNTFTLRFEIERLKKSTLQVMGASVEDEGEWSIVGGTGDLAMARGVVAKRLHEKTDGGDIVELTIHGFCRMQLPILNKRGPWGGKQGSAVGLEKPSKIASITIHYQEIINSFEYIYVDQYGNIGNTNIWGTKSPNHAEIVLGPDEIVTGMSGTVIKHNNLDVIQTLMFTTSKKTYGPYGNTTNIQGGTTFSTVVPNGQAIVGFFGHTDMKCLNGIGVYMA